One Ictalurus furcatus strain D&B chromosome 7, Billie_1.0, whole genome shotgun sequence genomic window, GGTCACATGTCTACCTGCGTGGATAGGTGCTCTGTAAATACCGACTATGGTAAGGCCTTATATGATTTTGTGACCGACTCAATGGTACAACATTTCTGTTTGACAGCAGAAAAGCttatttacatgtcattttcTGATTAATTTCAGCGGTAACTGATGAGACCCAGGGCAAATTTCAGAATCCTGTCAGCACCTGGACTATTCCTACATGTGAAGAAGACTGGGACCAAGGTCAGCTTCTTTCCTTCTCTATATTACACTGTCCTTCCTCTCCTCATTTCCTAGGCATGTAGCATAATTACTCCAACAAGGTTTTTGGTGGTAAATAGCCATTATTAATGGATTGAAGAAATTGTGAATCCAGTAGGCCCACAGATACAGTTTCTGATTAACAAACACTTTTCTGACACAGAGGAGGTAGAGTCAGGATCATCAGCAACACCATTTGTCTGGGGAATTTCAACCTCCCAGCTCAGCCAAGACAGGTGAGTGTGATAAAACATCAGACTGCTAGATGTCAAGCAGTGTAGGTCTCGTACTGAGAGTGATGAATGAAATTCTGGCTCCAGTGAGATTCACTTTTGGTAACAGGTTAATAAAGTGCTTACAGGGTATTTTAATTCCTCAGGGCTGAGCCAGCTATGACCCACAGTTTAACCTCTAGTGTCAGAGCCCCAAGAATTCTTCCCTGGAAACTGGGCGTGTAAAAGCAGAGTTCTCTCTTGCAATGTGCTGCAGCTGTGACTTACAGCTCTGAATTGATGCACCTTTTATTATTACTGGTTTCAGATGTCTGCACTAAGTTAAAAACTTGCTGTTTATCTGTTAATAGAACACATTGTTTTGGTTAATGCCACTGTGTAAGAATCCTAGTTTCAGAATGTTTAAAGTATCGTAATAAAGTCCAGTTAAGTAGGTTTAGTTCTTTAGTTGCGCTTCAGAGGATTCGGGGAGGACTTGTGCAGAACAtaagaaaatgtgagtgtgaTATATAGGATACTgcctttttttgcatttgcatgtaccattaatattaatatacctATTTGTTTTCAAACAAAACCTTCAAGATAATTGTTTCTGACTGTTTTGATCGAAGTCTCAGACGCAACAGTGCAGACTGTTACATGACTAAGTGGTTACTGATAGAGATATTGGTATCCTACAATAAATTACTTTCATTTATTGAAGTCATTAGGCCACAAAACAGCTTACCAAGTTTGTAGACTGTAGCAACATTGCTTTGGcaggttttctttaaaaaagcaATAGCTTCCTTTTTAATCTTCTCTTGGTCCAAGTTGAAAATTTTTCTGTCTTCTTGTTTAATAAAGATTTCATCAGATCTGTTGTTAAAATAGAGCACACTTGAGTGAAATttcttacatacatacactcaggCACACCTGAATTATCATAATTTCAGTTTATAATCTGCTGAGCTTTTGAAGCAGCAACTTCATTTGGATATAATTGATACTTTATGGAAACAGTAACATTTCAGTTCTGAAATAACATTCATTGAATCAACAGAAACAACACAATGTGAGTCATAACAAAAACAGACAGGTGCAAAAATTTGGGCACCTCAATGGAATCATCACATCAATATTTAGTAGAGCCTCCTTTTGCTGAAATAACAGCCTGTAGTCGCTTCCTATAGCCAGTGATATGTCCCTGAATTACCCATGGTTATGCTGAAATTcacactgaactacattacccatcagccccagcatgtcacatgaccgtgTCACATGTCCCAATAATGACTCACATCTGTTCTATGTGACCCCTAATAAGCACACCATAGAGGTATTAGTTTTTCAGCACCTCATCAAGCTTTTGTTGTAGTCGTGTTCGTGTGTTATCATGTGTGCTACAGCTGCTCTTATTGTCTGTATGTTTTTGCTTTGTGTCCATTGTTACAtttatggttcttgttttcacagttttggCTATTTGTTTTGCACTTGATTGTATAAAAATCTGTGCTTGCATCTGCTGGCTTCTACAATCCCTGACGCTATGTTGCAGAGTTTTTccctgtttcaataaagttGCTAAAAATAACACTGCTTCTGGTGCCTTCATTTAAGACAGTCACTTATTTTCAGTATGCTGTTTGAAGAAATTTTCTTGtaagctgtttattttatttaattttttgttaattattaatcTTAGATTTAGGGATAAATTCTTAGTCAGCTCAAACAAGTGACCAAAATACTCATTTTAAGTAAGTCTATCTTGAATAACTGAGTCATTGCTTGTAATAAGCACAAATTGCTTAAATGTTGgcctttttttagtttaaagaTTTTAGTTTTAAGATCCAATAGCATTTTTAGTGACtatatttatgatattttcGAGAAtactttaagatttttttttttgcttgattttagtaCACTTTAACTAAATTAATGTGTCTTTCTTGTTTCAAGAAAGgcctttttttgcagtgtggaaTGTACAATGTGTAGtccattaataaattaaaaaagaatcgCTGTTTCATTgttgtggtttaagaggaataaaatactctgtgatgtggtgttattggaaaatattttgTCTGTGTATATAATGATTAGGTTGAATGTCAAATGCACACATCAAATTTAAAAACGCAGGCACTTACTCACAAAGAGAATCAGTTGCTTTTACAAGGCTGGTTTTGACAAGTCCCATATCACCAGTTCTCTCCAGCTTGCCCATGAACCACTCAAAACAGGTCACCAGTAGGCCCTTGATGATGATGCGATCACCAGCCTCAAAACTGAGCTCATCGGGTCCATTACCATCATATACCTCTGTAGCCTCACAGATACCTACAGCTGATATGTTTTATTAATCATTTCAGTAACTCTGTGTCACATTATATTATAACCTTGCAACATGCTAGTCTTTGAAGTTTCCTTACCAATTTGAAACTGGAGATCACAGCATGTTTTTCCACTGCCTACCAAAACCCACTCAGGACAGGACTTCAAAAACCACCTAAagcaaaagagagaagaaaaatgaatgaatccaCAGTATGCGAATATTTACTGAGCACCACTTTACCCCACTTACTCATGAAATGGAATGACAGGTTCCAGTAATGGCCGTGCTTTAGTCCCTCTTGATCCATCTGCCAAGGATAGCACAGTCCAACCTGAGCCCAGGAATGGAGGCTCAAACAGAGCAATATCACCCTTCTCAAGATAAAGATCACTGCCTGATGTGGAGCTGTCAAACATCTGATTCACTGTGCAGCTCCCAAAAAATGAGCCTGAAACAGAATCCACAATATATTGTGCTGGTGTCAgtttaataaagtatttttCTATGAGTAAAAAGTGTATACTGTGCTACCTTCTTGCATCAGAAAGCCTTTGTACATCTGATTAAGAGCCTCCTCTTTAATTGAGACCTCAATTCCTGAGTCCTCCAGGTCTAAAACATTCAGCCAGAACACTTGGTCCAAAAGAAGGTTCCCCAAACACTGATGCAGGAAACCTGGAGAACATTCACATACGGGTATTAATGCTGAGGTATCAAAATTCTCACTGTAAACTATATATGTTTTAGTattctttaaagtgcacctattatggttttcatacatgcctaattttgttttaaaggtcacgtacaatagatttacatgcatccaaggtcaaaaaaacactttaatgtgctcataatttaaattgcagcattactttTTTACCCCAATTCAAAAATAACTAATTAAATGATCCATTATAAAGGATTCATTgactcctcctttcagaaagcattcactgctctgattggtcagatgtcccagtctgttgtgattggtctaccgccgTCAGAGAGCAgatgatgaagaccagaggcggggctttttgttacaaacctacgtaggtttgtgtAGGAAGAAATtctggaattactaacaacTCGTTtaagctgttcagaatcggttccttcttttgggagacaATAACTCTGTTTGCCGTGcacttttgatttttgaaactttgcagactttttacattcacaaacagctctataacacacgaCTTGAAGGGTAATAAtcgaaaaaccataataggtgcacttgaAATCTTAATGCTAAGAGTTGAGAAAGTTCAAACCCATTCTGTAGTACGTGGTGAACTTCCATATTTCTTCAAATGATTTAAAAGTGATAAAAATGGTCCTTTCCTCACTGTTGATGGACACCAGATGAGCAGAGAATTCCTTACAGATGGGGAAAAAGTCTCTTTAAACTCTAAAATCTTTAAACTTTTATGAGCCTGTAATTTTAGTATGTTTTTGTAATAATTCTAATGAAGCTACGTATAAATCTGTTTAGGTTCCTCCTTTACATCTTCATATTGACTCTGGtatactgttcatttgtaattgATTCAATGTATGGAATCTCAGTAAGGAAAGCATACAGAGATCAAGGATGAAATATTGCTGAGGTCAGTCTCCAGCACACGCAGCTTCCCACACAGAACTTCCTGTGTGTCCTTGTCAGCAGGAAGCCAGTCCGGACCTTCTGCGATAGCAAGCTGAAGAGCCAACACTGCAACAGGAAAGGCCTGGTAGTTAACAAACCAAGCAATCTGTTTCTACATGTAGCACCAAACAATGCCACCATCATGcagaacacattatttaaaatgtactcGGAAAAAACTGACATGGTTCACAGCACATTTGCAACTCTGTATATTTCCTTAAATCTTGAAATCTTGCATTAGCATTTATTA contains:
- the LOC128610123 gene encoding gametocyte-specific factor 1 isoform X2, with amino-acid sequence MSSTRAKSNGRDSLPETKPKVPLRRWEEEQDDDLFDPDKLLQCPYDSNHKIRACRLPYHLIKCKKNNPQLASELWTCPFNARHLMPKHELSGHMSTCVDRCSVNTDYAVTDETQGKFQNPVSTWTIPTCEEDWDQEEVESGSSATPFVWGISTSQLSQDRAEPAMTHSLTSSVRAPRILPWKLGV